The Solibacillus sp. FSL R7-0682 genome includes a window with the following:
- a CDS encoding NUDIX hydrolase: MKVQFYDIGSVNEEDLKFVVISAIYKDQWIYVRYKDRKSWEIPGGHREPGELIIETAKRELFEETGCEKVDLVPICDYSMDDSVSMIFGRLYFSKVKEMGRLPISEIDEVKLFDNLPNNLTYLEIQPKLFEKTLTFLEDVCN; the protein is encoded by the coding sequence ATGAAAGTTCAATTTTATGATATAGGTTCAGTAAATGAAGAGGATTTAAAATTTGTAGTTATAAGTGCTATTTATAAGGATCAGTGGATATATGTAAGATATAAAGATCGAAAATCCTGGGAAATTCCCGGTGGACATAGAGAACCTGGAGAACTAATTATTGAAACCGCTAAAAGAGAGTTATTTGAAGAGACAGGATGTGAAAAAGTTGATTTAGTTCCAATTTGCGACTATTCAATGGATGATTCTGTTAGTATGATTTTTGGAAGGTTATACTTTTCGAAGGTAAAGGAAATGGGCCGATTGCCAATATCAGAAATTGATGAAGTGAAATTATTCGATAATCTCCCTAATAACCTTACTTATTTAGAGATTCAACCAAAATTATTTGAAAAGACACTTACTTTCCTTGAAGATGTTTGCAATTAA
- a CDS encoding zf-HC2 domain-containing protein: MKECKIVEDLLPLFEENLVQDETKKWIEAHIASCEKCNRLTNIELEVFPSIPKHKSADAMMRSAQVKLTIYQLLFVLLSFIFAINTSMLNESFAFILSYFILGAVAYYFYRSVWLTILLAFIPIFIWTIYETIYSYHSVSAWYIEQMQYFNSTIEMLFNTLLGGIFTGILHTVFAVLGLIVVALLLKAFRKEQHL, from the coding sequence GTGAAAGAGTGTAAAATTGTAGAGGATTTATTACCTTTATTTGAGGAAAATTTAGTACAAGACGAAACAAAGAAATGGATAGAGGCACATATAGCAAGCTGTGAAAAATGTAATCGGCTTACAAATATTGAGCTAGAAGTATTTCCCTCCATACCCAAACATAAGTCAGCTGACGCAATGATGCGTTCTGCACAAGTGAAGCTAACAATTTATCAGCTATTATTTGTGTTACTATCATTTATTTTCGCAATTAACACATCTATGCTAAATGAAAGCTTTGCCTTTATTTTATCGTATTTTATATTAGGCGCTGTTGCGTACTATTTTTACCGAAGCGTATGGCTTACAATATTACTCGCTTTTATTCCTATATTTATTTGGACCATTTACGAAACAATTTATTCCTATCACTCCGTTTCAGCTTGGTATATCGAACAAATGCAGTATTTTAACTCGACAATCGAAATGCTTTTCAATACCCTTTTAGGTGGGATTTTCACTGGTATTCTTCATACAGTTTTTGCGGTTTTAGGCTTGATTGTCGTTGCCTTATTATTAAAGGCATTTAGAAAGGAGCAGCACCTATGA
- a CDS encoding YfjL-like protein codes for MKKWLYIVPAALILVVVLFFYVSFNGNFISKMIAKNSAQDYLKIQYPEGNYTLQDGHYNFKNGTYAFDLMYYSEEHAQNWAYTLEVGNGLFPTSVEYVTLHADSTDTETTELWNKEGSDYVNKLLKGLPISVSASYTISVPIGFTKETPTWQPEVPVPIAPFLYIDTAYYNGETKEQFLQLTKEIQQRLNKESLNYSNVTIVMNEKFNNSDGKKVGYAPIYYETKYYVTFGRKTEITIKTILE; via the coding sequence ATGAAAAAATGGCTATATATCGTGCCAGCAGCACTCATCCTTGTTGTTGTCTTATTTTTTTACGTAAGTTTTAATGGCAATTTTATTTCGAAAATGATTGCAAAAAATTCTGCGCAGGATTATTTAAAAATTCAATATCCTGAAGGCAACTACACACTACAAGACGGTCATTACAATTTTAAAAATGGCACATATGCCTTTGACTTAATGTATTACAGTGAGGAGCATGCGCAAAATTGGGCGTACACATTGGAAGTTGGAAATGGACTTTTTCCAACAAGTGTAGAATACGTGACATTACACGCAGATTCTACCGATACTGAAACGACTGAACTATGGAATAAAGAAGGCTCTGATTATGTAAATAAACTATTAAAAGGTTTACCGATTTCGGTAAGTGCGAGCTATACTATTAGTGTACCAATTGGTTTCACGAAAGAAACGCCAACGTGGCAACCAGAAGTCCCTGTACCAATCGCACCATTTCTCTATATTGATACCGCTTATTACAATGGGGAAACGAAGGAACAATTTTTACAGCTCACAAAGGAAATTCAACAGCGATTAAATAAGGAATCACTGAATTACAGTAACGTAACGATTGTGATGAATGAGAAATTTAATAATAGTGACGGGAAAAAGGTTGGTTATGCTCCAATATATTATGAAACGAAGTACTATGTGACGTTTGGGCGGAAGACTGAAATTACGATTAAAACGATTTTGGAGTAG
- a CDS encoding RNA polymerase sigma factor, translating to MEQLAQIYREIQPKLFAFFYIKTSNSTTAEDLTQDVFFEAAKSIHTYRGDSSLATWLFSIANHLLKKYYRSKKYEKSLLEKLGEKPSSVFHSTEQLVEWKLEAKKLLEKIQLLEPPVKDIMLLRLLGELQFSEIGQLIGKSENYVRVTFHRQKMKLQREEE from the coding sequence TTGGAACAGTTAGCGCAAATTTATCGAGAAATACAGCCAAAATTATTTGCGTTCTTTTATATTAAAACATCTAATTCGACCACCGCCGAAGACTTAACTCAGGATGTCTTTTTCGAGGCAGCGAAATCGATTCACACATATAGAGGCGATTCTTCGCTCGCTACTTGGCTCTTTAGCATTGCCAACCATTTATTAAAAAAGTATTATCGTTCAAAAAAGTATGAAAAATCATTGCTTGAAAAGCTTGGCGAGAAACCTTCAAGCGTTTTCCATTCTACCGAGCAGCTCGTTGAATGGAAGCTCGAGGCTAAAAAACTTCTTGAAAAAATTCAACTACTTGAACCACCGGTAAAGGACATTATGTTACTACGCCTTTTAGGTGAACTTCAGTTTAGTGAAATCGGCCAGCTCATTGGAAAAAGCGAAAATTACGTTCGTGTCACATTTCATCGCCAAAAAATGAAGTTACAGCGGGAGGAGGAATGA